The Sphingomonas alpina genome has a segment encoding these proteins:
- a CDS encoding ABC transporter transmembrane domain-containing protein, producing MADSVPQIAPTDTPAKPPEKRRLGDLAMVWHHASRYPRQIAIAGLALITTSAATIAIPYGFRQVIDRGFVPGHAEAVASSFHYLLMIVVVLAIATAVRFYYVSWLGERVVADIRTSVQSHLLTLTPRFFEENRPSEIASRLTSDTTLIEQVVGTTVSVALRNSFTGVGGLIYLFALSPKLAGMLMLGIPAIILPITLLGRRIRNQSRTSQDRVADVGSIATETLGAMKIVQAFGQEQREATRFSDAVAATFAAARRRIGLRAVMTAIVICMIFGSITLVLWEGAIDAAAGRISGGSIAAFVLTGAIVAGAFGALTEVYGDLLRGAGAAGRLGELLAERPEIAAPANPTPLPLPARGAIEFDHVRFHYPTRREVSALADFSLAIAPGETVAVVGPSGAGKTTLFQLIQRFYDPDAGEIRMDGVPLPQADPAEVRRRIAMVPQETVIFGASARDNLRYGKWEAGDDELWAAAEAANAAEFLRKLPEGLDTFMGEGGARLSGGQRQRVAIARALLRDAPILLLDEATSALDAESERLVQDALERLMEQRTTLVIAHRLATVRAAKRIIVMSDGQIVESGTHSGLIGQNGLYARLASLQFSEAA from the coding sequence ATGGCCGACTCCGTACCCCAAATCGCTCCGACCGATACGCCGGCCAAGCCGCCTGAGAAGCGCCGCCTGGGCGATCTGGCGATGGTCTGGCACCATGCGTCGCGCTATCCGCGCCAGATCGCCATTGCCGGCCTGGCGCTGATCACGACATCGGCGGCGACGATCGCTATACCCTATGGCTTTCGGCAAGTGATCGATCGCGGTTTCGTGCCCGGCCATGCCGAGGCTGTCGCGTCCTCCTTCCACTATCTGCTGATGATCGTCGTGGTGCTCGCGATCGCCACTGCGGTGCGGTTCTACTATGTTTCATGGCTCGGCGAACGCGTCGTGGCCGACATCCGCACCTCGGTGCAAAGCCATCTTCTCACCCTGACGCCGCGTTTCTTCGAAGAGAATCGCCCGTCCGAGATCGCATCGCGTCTCACGTCGGACACGACATTGATCGAACAGGTCGTCGGCACGACCGTATCGGTGGCGTTGCGCAACAGCTTCACCGGCGTTGGCGGGCTGATTTATCTGTTCGCACTCTCGCCCAAGCTGGCGGGCATGCTGATGCTGGGCATTCCCGCGATCATCCTGCCGATCACCTTGCTCGGACGGCGCATCCGCAATCAATCGCGCACATCGCAGGATCGCGTCGCCGATGTCGGTTCGATCGCAACCGAGACGCTTGGCGCGATGAAGATCGTGCAGGCCTTCGGGCAGGAGCAGCGCGAAGCCACGCGCTTCTCCGATGCGGTGGCGGCGACCTTCGCTGCGGCGCGGCGGCGAATCGGGTTGCGCGCTGTGATGACCGCAATCGTAATCTGCATGATCTTCGGATCGATCACCCTGGTGCTGTGGGAAGGCGCGATCGATGCCGCTGCGGGCCGGATCAGCGGCGGATCGATCGCTGCGTTCGTCCTGACCGGCGCGATCGTTGCCGGGGCGTTCGGGGCACTGACCGAGGTCTATGGCGATCTGCTGCGCGGCGCGGGCGCAGCCGGGCGACTCGGTGAACTGCTCGCCGAACGGCCCGAGATCGCGGCGCCGGCCAATCCCACCCCCCTGCCCTTGCCGGCACGCGGCGCGATCGAGTTCGACCATGTCCGCTTCCATTACCCCACCCGCCGCGAAGTCTCCGCGCTGGCCGATTTTTCGCTGGCGATCGCGCCGGGCGAAACGGTCGCGGTGGTCGGCCCGTCGGGGGCGGGGAAGACGACCCTGTTCCAGCTGATCCAGCGCTTCTACGATCCCGATGCCGGCGAGATTCGCATGGACGGCGTTCCCCTGCCCCAGGCCGACCCTGCGGAGGTCCGCCGCCGCATCGCCATGGTGCCGCAGGAAACGGTGATCTTCGGCGCATCCGCACGCGACAATCTGCGCTACGGCAAATGGGAAGCGGGCGACGACGAACTATGGGCCGCGGCCGAAGCCGCCAATGCCGCCGAATTCCTGCGCAAGCTGCCCGAAGGCCTCGACACCTTCATGGGTGAAGGCGGCGCGCGCCTGTCCGGCGGGCAGCGCCAGCGCGTGGCGATCGCCCGCGCTCTGCTGCGCGACGCCCCGATCCTGTTGCTCGACGAAGCGACCAGCGCGCTTGATGCCGAAAGCGAGCGGCTGGTGCAGGACGCGCTCGAACGACTGATGGAACAGCGTACCACCTTGGTCATCGCCCACCGCCTCGCCACCGTCCGCGCGGCAAAGCGGATCATCGTGATGAGCGACGGGCAAATCGTCGAGAGCGGCACGCATAGCGGGCTGATCGGGCAGAATGGTCTCTATGCCCGGCTGGCGAGCTTGCAGTTCAGCGAAGCGGCCTAG
- a CDS encoding saccharopine dehydrogenase family protein has translation MARDFDIIVYGATGFTGRLVVEYLIQTNTPRWAMAGRSLTKLQEIRDEVGAPADTVLIAANSDDPATLKAMCERAQVVLTTVGPYQLYGNELVAACAETGTDYVDLCGEPAWMRHMIDAHHETAKRSGARIVLSCGFDSIPFDLGVLTLQEAAKAKYGKPAPRVKCRVRKMQGGASGGTVASLKATLAAAARDPSILGLLVNPFALTPGFTGPSQPKGLLPEYDRTIEAWVAPFIMAPINTKNVHRTNFLLGQSYGADFVYDEMMVAPGLGDMGKAAAEAIARINPLASDKGPKPGEGPSKEERENGYYDLLFVGEMPDGTRIDAVVTGDRDPGYGSTSKMISEAALCLVHDVPSGSEKGGGLWTPGALMGDALRKRLVERAGLTFTAG, from the coding sequence ATGGCCCGCGACTTCGATATCATCGTGTACGGCGCCACCGGATTCACTGGCCGCCTGGTGGTCGAATATCTCATCCAGACCAACACGCCGCGCTGGGCGATGGCCGGCCGCTCGCTGACCAAACTGCAAGAGATACGAGACGAGGTCGGCGCGCCGGCCGACACGGTCCTCATCGCCGCCAATTCCGACGACCCCGCGACACTGAAGGCGATGTGCGAGCGAGCTCAGGTCGTGCTGACCACGGTCGGTCCGTACCAGCTTTACGGCAATGAACTGGTCGCCGCCTGTGCCGAAACCGGCACCGACTATGTCGACCTGTGCGGCGAGCCGGCCTGGATGCGGCACATGATCGACGCGCATCACGAAACCGCCAAGCGCAGCGGTGCCCGGATCGTGCTCAGTTGCGGCTTCGATTCGATCCCGTTCGATCTTGGCGTGCTGACCCTGCAGGAGGCGGCCAAGGCCAAATACGGCAAGCCCGCGCCGCGGGTGAAGTGCCGGGTGCGGAAAATGCAGGGCGGCGCCTCGGGCGGCACGGTCGCGAGCCTGAAGGCGACGCTGGCCGCCGCCGCCAGGGATCCGTCGATCCTCGGCCTGCTGGTCAATCCGTTCGCGCTGACCCCGGGCTTTACCGGTCCGAGCCAGCCCAAGGGGCTGTTGCCGGAATATGACCGCACGATCGAGGCCTGGGTCGCGCCGTTCATCATGGCGCCGATCAACACCAAGAATGTCCACCGCACCAATTTCCTGCTCGGCCAGAGCTATGGCGCGGACTTCGTCTATGACGAGATGATGGTTGCCCCCGGCCTGGGCGATATGGGCAAGGCGGCGGCCGAGGCGATCGCCAGGATCAACCCGCTCGCCAGCGACAAGGGCCCGAAGCCCGGCGAAGGACCGTCGAAGGAAGAACGCGAGAACGGCTATTACGACCTGTTGTTCGTCGGCGAGATGCCCGACGGTACGCGGATCGACGCAGTAGTCACCGGCGACCGCGACCCCGGGTACGGATCGACCAGCAAGATGATCTCCGAGGCCGCGCTGTGCCTGGTCCATGATGTACCCAGCGGCAGCGAGAAAGGCGGCGGTCTGTGGACGCCGGGTGCGCTGATGGGCGATGCACTGCGCAAGCGGTTGGTGGAGCGCGCGGGGCTGACCTTTACGGCGGGGTGA